In Symmachiella dynata, the following are encoded in one genomic region:
- a CDS encoding Gfo/Idh/MocA family protein: MSEFTNDPRSRRRFLKQAASLATASSIALPAVIPTACAASNSPNERLRAGAVGTFARARANINGISKAGVDIVAMADIDANRMAETSKSFPKTKTFEDFRHVLDYEDLDILIVGTPDHTHAIPVAEGLRRGMAVYCEKPLAHSVHECRVIRNLAAEKKAVTQMGSQIHSGDNYRRVVEEVQAGTIGDVKRVHVWLGNGPTVVGKRVKKAEVPKGINYDLWLGPAPYRPFHVSHFHFDWRYWWDFGGGWLADFGCHYMDLPFWALDLRYPTSVVAKGEKAHEGDNEVPHKMQVDYQFPARGDQPPVHLTWYHGGWMPEGAEVYNKKSAVLFEGDKGRILADYGSRKVFLDNGKEAEPVEQTIPNSIGHHKEFVEAVKTGGPTTCNFDYSGALAEAVLLGNVSYRTGGKELQWDAENLKATNAPEADQYIQREYRKGWTL, translated from the coding sequence ATGAGTGAATTCACAAACGATCCCCGAAGTCGCCGCCGTTTTTTGAAACAGGCAGCGTCGTTAGCGACTGCCAGCAGCATTGCCCTGCCTGCGGTCATTCCCACTGCCTGCGCCGCATCGAATAGCCCCAACGAACGGCTGCGTGCCGGAGCGGTCGGCACATTCGCTCGAGCCCGCGCCAACATTAACGGCATTTCCAAGGCCGGTGTCGACATCGTCGCCATGGCCGATATTGATGCGAACCGCATGGCGGAAACCTCAAAATCGTTTCCCAAGACCAAAACCTTCGAGGACTTTCGCCACGTTCTCGATTACGAAGACCTAGACATCTTGATCGTCGGCACCCCCGACCACACCCACGCGATTCCGGTTGCCGAGGGATTGCGACGGGGCATGGCGGTATATTGTGAAAAACCGCTGGCGCATTCCGTGCATGAATGCCGCGTCATTCGCAATTTGGCCGCCGAGAAAAAAGCGGTCACGCAGATGGGATCACAGATTCATTCCGGCGATAACTACCGCCGCGTGGTCGAAGAAGTTCAAGCAGGAACCATTGGCGATGTGAAACGCGTGCATGTCTGGTTAGGCAATGGGCCGACCGTCGTGGGGAAACGTGTCAAAAAAGCCGAAGTTCCTAAGGGCATCAATTACGACTTGTGGCTCGGACCGGCACCTTATCGTCCCTTTCACGTCTCGCACTTCCATTTCGATTGGCGTTACTGGTGGGATTTTGGGGGCGGCTGGTTGGCTGACTTCGGTTGCCACTACATGGACTTGCCGTTTTGGGCTCTCGATTTGCGCTACCCAACCAGCGTGGTTGCTAAAGGAGAGAAGGCGCACGAGGGCGACAACGAGGTGCCGCACAAAATGCAGGTCGACTACCAATTCCCCGCCCGCGGCGACCAACCCCCGGTCCACCTCACCTGGTACCACGGCGGCTGGATGCCCGAAGGGGCCGAGGTGTACAACAAAAAATCGGCCGTGCTCTTCGAAGGAGATAAAGGCCGCATCCTCGCCGATTATGGGTCCAGAAAAGTCTTTCTCGACAACGGCAAAGAAGCCGAACCGGTCGAACAGACGATTCCCAACTCGATTGGCCATCACAAAGAATTCGTCGAAGCTGTCAAAACCGGTGGACCGACCACCTGCAATTTCGACTACTCCGGCGCACTGGCCGAAGCGGTCCTATTGGGCAATGTCTCCTACCGCACCGGCGGCAAGGAACTGCAATGGGACGCAGAAAACCTAAAAGCCACCAACGCCCCCGAAGCCGATCAATACATCCAACGCGAATATCGCAAAGGATGGACTCTTTAA
- a CDS encoding DUF1559 domain-containing protein — protein sequence MHSKRLRRGFTLIELLVVIAIIAILIALLLPAVQQAREAARRTQCRNNLKQIGLALHNYHDIHLTLPPGWIGVDGSTNLPWVEGDGGWGWATMILPMLEQDPLYKAIDLQAPLLDPTNDPERVYTLSAFRCPTDPGPPTWTINNEGTGMPITELATSNYVGCIGTIEMEDCEGQAPGFICSGDGTFYHNSSVRLKNMSDGTSNVIMAAERSSAIDMSTWLGVVPEGEEAFARILGTADHTPNHPDAHLDDFSSMHTGGIFCVFGDGRVKFISESIDLGVYQGLCTISGGEILGEF from the coding sequence ATGCATTCCAAACGCCTCCGCAGGGGTTTTACTCTGATTGAACTTTTGGTGGTGATCGCGATCATCGCCATCCTCATCGCACTGCTTCTTCCCGCTGTCCAGCAAGCCCGCGAAGCCGCACGGCGGACCCAGTGCCGCAATAATCTCAAGCAAATCGGCTTGGCGCTCCACAACTACCACGACATCCATTTGACATTGCCCCCAGGTTGGATCGGCGTCGATGGTTCCACGAACCTGCCCTGGGTCGAAGGGGATGGCGGTTGGGGCTGGGCAACCATGATTTTGCCGATGCTCGAACAAGACCCGCTGTATAAAGCAATCGACTTACAGGCTCCGCTACTGGATCCGACCAACGATCCGGAGCGTGTGTATACGCTCAGTGCCTTTCGCTGTCCGACCGACCCCGGCCCTCCCACTTGGACGATCAATAACGAAGGAACCGGCATGCCGATTACGGAACTGGCGACATCCAATTACGTCGGCTGTATTGGGACCATTGAAATGGAGGACTGTGAAGGCCAGGCTCCCGGTTTTATCTGTAGCGGAGACGGGACCTTCTACCACAATAGTTCGGTCCGACTGAAGAACATGTCCGACGGGACCAGCAATGTGATCATGGCCGCCGAACGGAGTTCGGCAATCGATATGTCCACTTGGTTGGGAGTCGTGCCGGAAGGGGAAGAGGCTTTTGCCCGGATTTTGGGAACAGCCGACCATACCCCCAATCACCCCGACGCGCATCTCGACGATTTTAGCAGTATGCACACGGGGGGGATTTTTTGTGTCTTCGGCGACGGCCGTGTGAAGTTTATCTCCGAATCGATCGACCTGGGCGTCTATCAGGGACTCTGCACGATTTCCGGCGGAGAGATCTTGGGCGAATTCTAA
- the ruvB gene encoding Holliday junction branch migration DNA helicase RuvB produces MVRKPIIGGDNDDQHDVHENQLSEDNSGGLGTPLFDEDGLDDLRPQRLADVVGQQAVVERLQIMLNAARKRDEPLSHLLLDGPPGLGKTTFATVLPRELGTECQITSGPSLSAPKDLLPYLTNASHGSVLFIDEIHRMPPSVEEFIYPAMEDFRVDITLGEGLNARTINMKLKRFTLIGATTRSGMLTAPLRDRFINREHLEFYTVEELTEIVTRNAKKLNVEITHDAAIEIARRSRGTPRNSNSFLRWTRDFADSEADGRISTEVAVEALKKREIDVTGLDRQDRRYLETLIRVFDGGPAGVAALGHSMNIPPDTLEDEIEPFLLRSGFIKRTPRGRMISLSAFQHLGLATPADDGTGQAKPF; encoded by the coding sequence ATGGTGCGGAAACCGATCATCGGCGGCGACAATGACGATCAACATGACGTTCATGAGAATCAACTTAGCGAAGACAACAGCGGTGGGTTAGGGACCCCGTTGTTTGACGAGGACGGCCTGGACGACCTTCGGCCTCAACGGCTGGCAGACGTCGTGGGGCAGCAGGCTGTCGTCGAACGGTTGCAGATCATGCTGAACGCTGCCCGCAAACGGGATGAGCCGCTCAGTCACCTGTTGCTGGACGGCCCTCCCGGCTTGGGTAAAACCACCTTCGCGACCGTGCTCCCCCGCGAACTGGGCACGGAATGTCAAATCACCTCCGGGCCATCGCTCAGCGCCCCGAAAGACCTGTTGCCGTATCTGACCAATGCGAGTCACGGTTCGGTGCTCTTCATCGATGAAATCCACCGCATGCCTCCGTCGGTCGAAGAATTTATCTATCCGGCGATGGAAGATTTTCGCGTGGACATCACTCTGGGCGAAGGGCTCAATGCGCGGACGATTAACATGAAGCTCAAACGCTTCACCCTGATCGGTGCCACCACACGGAGCGGCATGCTGACAGCGCCGCTGCGAGATCGTTTCATCAATCGTGAACACCTTGAGTTTTATACGGTCGAGGAACTGACGGAAATCGTCACCCGCAATGCGAAAAAGCTAAACGTCGAAATCACGCACGATGCTGCAATCGAGATCGCTCGCCGCAGCCGGGGGACACCTCGCAACTCGAATAGCTTCCTCCGCTGGACACGGGATTTCGCCGATAGCGAAGCGGACGGCCGCATCTCCACCGAAGTAGCTGTCGAGGCTCTTAAAAAACGGGAAATCGATGTAACGGGTCTGGATCGCCAAGACCGCCGCTACCTGGAAACGCTGATCCGCGTCTTCGACGGCGGACCAGCCGGTGTGGCAGCGCTGGGACATAGCATGAACATCCCCCCCGATACGCTGGAAGATGAAATCGAACCGTTTCTGTTACGGAGCGGATTCATCAAACGTACCCCCCGCGGCCGGATGATCTCCCTATCCGCCTTCCAACACCTCGGCCTCGCCACCCCCGCAGACGACGGCACAGGACAAGCCAAACCATTCTAA
- a CDS encoding Hsp70 family protein, translating into MTTEFAVGIDLGTTNSVLAYSSLDSEDAEIQLLPIPQLVAAGTVDAKKALPSFLYIPTETEKSGKAFALPWEDHPAVTTGELAHKQAADLPTRTVVSAKSWLCHNRVDRHEPILPWGAGEDIPKVSPVSAAQQYLAHLVAAWDTAHPDAPLAQQHVVLTVPASFDASARDLTREAALAAGLPEDFVLLEEPQAALYAYLAAAGDAWRKELSVGDILLVCDVGGGTTDFTLIEVNEEEGELTLERRAVGNHLLVGGDNMDLALAHQAAAQFAKKGTQLDAWQSVSLWHACRNAKETIFAAEGPDTHPVTVLGRGSKLIGGTVSIDMDCKKSASLLLDGFFPKCDITEKPQAAATSGFQEIGLPFEADTAVTRHLAAFLSAQGDGEAVQPTRLLFNGGVFKAAELRKRLQQTIAGWSEVKPKLLDGEHDLDYAVARGAAYYARAKQGRGIRIRGGTSHAYYVGIETSGPAIPGVPRPLRALCVAALGMEEGTEVDVPSAEIGLVVGQPAQFRFFSSATRRDDQPGSVIASWTTDEITETDPLEATLPASAETDEGYVPVKFHAKITELGMFELWGVSTTNDGRWKLEFNVRAN; encoded by the coding sequence ATGACGACTGAATTTGCCGTTGGCATCGACCTGGGTACCACGAACAGCGTATTGGCCTATTCCTCACTGGATAGCGAGGATGCGGAGATCCAGTTGCTACCGATCCCGCAACTCGTGGCGGCCGGAACCGTGGACGCCAAAAAAGCGTTGCCATCGTTTCTCTACATCCCCACCGAAACGGAAAAATCCGGAAAAGCATTCGCACTTCCCTGGGAGGACCACCCAGCCGTAACGACTGGCGAATTGGCCCACAAACAGGCAGCCGACCTCCCCACGCGGACCGTCGTCTCGGCGAAATCTTGGCTTTGCCATAATCGCGTGGATCGTCACGAACCCATCCTGCCGTGGGGTGCGGGGGAGGACATTCCCAAGGTCTCGCCCGTCTCCGCCGCACAGCAATACTTGGCCCATCTCGTCGCCGCCTGGGACACCGCCCATCCCGACGCCCCTTTAGCCCAGCAGCACGTCGTACTCACGGTACCTGCCTCATTCGATGCCAGCGCGCGGGATTTGACCCGCGAAGCAGCCTTGGCCGCCGGTTTGCCCGAAGACTTTGTGCTGCTCGAGGAACCACAGGCGGCACTCTACGCCTATCTGGCCGCTGCCGGTGATGCATGGCGTAAAGAGTTGTCGGTCGGCGACATACTATTGGTGTGCGATGTCGGTGGTGGTACGACTGACTTTACGTTAATTGAAGTCAACGAAGAGGAGGGTGAGCTAACCTTAGAGCGCCGCGCGGTTGGCAATCACCTGTTGGTGGGGGGCGACAACATGGACCTCGCCTTGGCGCATCAGGCGGCTGCCCAGTTCGCAAAAAAAGGAACCCAACTCGACGCTTGGCAGTCCGTCTCTTTATGGCACGCCTGTCGCAACGCCAAAGAAACAATCTTCGCCGCCGAGGGCCCCGACACGCATCCGGTCACTGTGCTGGGGCGCGGCAGTAAGTTGATTGGCGGCACCGTCTCCATCGACATGGACTGCAAAAAATCAGCGTCGCTGCTACTGGACGGTTTTTTCCCCAAGTGCGACATCACAGAAAAACCGCAAGCGGCGGCGACCTCCGGATTTCAAGAAATCGGTTTACCTTTCGAAGCAGACACAGCAGTAACGCGGCACTTGGCGGCATTCCTCAGCGCGCAGGGCGACGGGGAAGCAGTACAGCCGACACGGCTGTTGTTCAACGGCGGTGTCTTCAAAGCGGCTGAGCTGCGCAAACGCCTACAACAAACCATCGCCGGTTGGTCCGAGGTGAAGCCGAAGCTGCTCGACGGTGAACACGATCTCGATTACGCCGTAGCGCGCGGTGCTGCCTACTATGCCCGCGCCAAACAAGGCCGCGGCATTCGCATTCGCGGCGGGACGTCGCATGCGTATTACGTCGGGATTGAGACCTCCGGCCCGGCGATTCCCGGCGTCCCCCGTCCCTTACGCGCACTGTGCGTCGCTGCCCTGGGAATGGAAGAAGGCACCGAAGTCGACGTGCCTTCCGCCGAAATCGGTTTGGTCGTCGGCCAGCCCGCGCAATTTCGCTTCTTCAGCTCCGCCACGCGCCGCGACGACCAACCAGGCAGCGTGATTGCCTCTTGGACGACCGACGAAATCACCGAAACCGATCCACTGGAAGCCACATTACCAGCATCCGCCGAGACCGACGAAGGCTACGTGCCCGTCAAATTTCACGCCAAAATCACCGAGCTTGGAATGTTCGAACTGTGGGGCGTCAGCACCACCAACGACGGACGCTGGAAACTAGAATTCAACGTCCGCGCCAACTAG
- a CDS encoding O-acetyl-ADP-ribose deacetylase, translating to MLVQFGESRLELAQGDITTQQVDAIVNAANSGLHGGGGVDGAIHRAAGPELMQETDRAYPDGCPTGEAVATAAYGLPAKFVFHAVGPIWRGGGQNEADLLGGAYRRCLELAVEHNCRSIAFPAISTGVYGYPIDLAAETSLAVVRDFLQQQGRPELVRFVLFSGGSYGAFARVLELMAN from the coding sequence ATGTTGGTGCAATTCGGTGAGAGTCGCTTGGAACTCGCGCAAGGGGACATTACCACGCAGCAGGTCGACGCTATTGTCAACGCGGCCAATAGCGGGCTGCATGGCGGCGGCGGAGTCGACGGTGCTATTCACCGCGCCGCCGGTCCGGAATTGATGCAGGAAACAGACCGAGCCTATCCCGACGGTTGTCCCACTGGTGAGGCAGTCGCCACGGCAGCCTACGGATTGCCGGCCAAGTTTGTCTTCCACGCGGTCGGTCCGATCTGGCGGGGCGGCGGACAGAACGAGGCCGATTTGCTCGGCGGAGCCTACCGTCGCTGCCTGGAACTAGCGGTTGAGCACAATTGTCGCTCGATCGCTTTTCCCGCCATCAGCACCGGCGTCTATGGTTATCCCATCGATCTAGCGGCCGAAACTTCACTGGCCGTTGTCCGTGACTTTCTGCAACAGCAGGGGCGACCGGAGTTGGTCCGGTTTGTTCTCTTCAGCGGCGGGAGTTATGGTGCATTTGCCCGCGTGTTGGAATTGATGGCCAATTGA
- a CDS encoding cytochrome c peroxidase, with translation MLNMNARCIFLSAFLTLSALIPAWAGEPQEVTPPLPTQLRRPIALGWLDDAARLAVANRRSGTVSLLNTDTWSVINEFPAGKQLSDLAVLPGGKQLLVTDEASHELIALRYDNDALQETARLPVSPSPVELILNDDATRCYVASLWSRRLSIVSVSSHDDSNVELQIFKTVALPFEPRKLLLLGDARMLVVADAFGGQLAVVDAESGEVASVRDLPAHNLQGLTLNHAQDAVLITHQQLNPLARATFNDLHWGMLSNNVARPISVQRLLSPMDNLLDGRGAVRLGDVGHGAADPSDIALLDKGRIAIAFAGTGEVAITDLAGRDMRRYKTGRRPTALLATVDSGEVVVANTLSDSISVIDPAADPPVRDISLGPSPDPSPQTRGELLFFDAGISHDSWMSCHSCHTDGHTNGLTADTLGDGSYGAPKRIPTLLGVSQTDLWAWNGSMKELHDQIDQSIRTTLHGDPPSGEDVNDLAAYLQTLKPPPPLRPQTIDASDEASLTRGQTLFHEMICIQCHVPPVTYTTGGVFDVDLVDEVGNRKFNPPSLRGIGRRRGFFHDKRAATLGAVFTEHQHQLDRDLGAQEFKDLVRFLESL, from the coding sequence ATGCTGAATATGAATGCTCGCTGCATTTTCCTGAGCGCCTTTTTGACTCTCAGCGCATTGATACCTGCCTGGGCTGGGGAGCCACAGGAAGTCACGCCCCCATTGCCCACACAGCTCCGCCGCCCCATCGCCTTGGGGTGGCTTGATGACGCAGCGCGGCTTGCCGTTGCCAACCGTCGTAGCGGCACTGTCAGTCTGCTCAACACCGACACGTGGAGCGTGATCAACGAGTTTCCGGCGGGCAAACAATTGTCGGACCTGGCCGTTCTTCCCGGTGGAAAACAACTATTAGTCACCGACGAGGCGAGTCATGAATTGATCGCGCTGCGCTACGACAACGATGCACTACAGGAAACCGCACGCCTCCCCGTTAGCCCGTCTCCCGTAGAATTGATTCTCAACGACGACGCAACGCGCTGTTACGTCGCATCGCTGTGGTCGCGGCGGCTGTCGATTGTGAGTGTCTCGTCGCACGACGATTCGAATGTCGAATTGCAAATCTTCAAAACCGTCGCGTTACCGTTCGAGCCGCGAAAGCTGCTGTTACTCGGCGATGCCCGGATGCTGGTTGTCGCAGACGCCTTCGGCGGACAGCTTGCGGTTGTGGATGCCGAATCCGGCGAAGTCGCATCCGTTCGTGACCTCCCCGCCCACAACTTACAAGGCCTGACACTCAATCACGCGCAAGATGCGGTGTTGATCACGCATCAACAACTCAATCCGTTGGCCCGTGCGACGTTTAACGATCTGCACTGGGGGATGCTCTCCAACAACGTCGCTCGCCCGATTTCAGTCCAGCGGTTGTTGTCGCCGATGGACAACTTGCTCGACGGGCGGGGGGCTGTCCGTTTGGGAGACGTGGGCCATGGCGCGGCTGACCCGTCAGATATCGCCCTGCTGGACAAAGGCCGCATAGCCATTGCCTTCGCCGGGACGGGCGAAGTGGCGATCACCGATCTTGCTGGCCGCGACATGCGGCGCTACAAAACGGGGCGACGCCCCACAGCCCTGCTCGCGACCGTCGATTCCGGTGAGGTGGTCGTGGCCAACACACTTTCCGATTCCATTTCCGTGATCGACCCCGCCGCTGATCCACCCGTGCGAGACATTTCCCTCGGTCCGTCACCTGATCCATCCCCGCAGACACGAGGCGAGTTGTTATTTTTTGACGCCGGTATTTCGCACGACAGTTGGATGAGCTGCCACAGTTGCCACACCGACGGACACACAAACGGATTAACAGCTGACACATTAGGAGACGGTTCGTACGGTGCCCCGAAGCGCATTCCAACCTTACTCGGCGTCTCGCAAACCGATCTGTGGGCCTGGAATGGCAGCATGAAAGAACTTCATGATCAAATCGATCAATCGATCCGCACCACGCTGCACGGCGATCCTCCCAGCGGGGAAGACGTGAACGATCTGGCCGCCTACTTGCAGACCCTCAAACCGCCACCCCCTTTACGGCCGCAAACAATCGATGCGTCGGATGAAGCCAGTCTCACCCGCGGCCAGACGTTGTTTCATGAGATGATTTGTATCCAGTGCCACGTCCCGCCGGTGACTTATACGACTGGCGGAGTCTTCGATGTGGATCTGGTCGATGAGGTCGGCAACCGAAAGTTCAATCCACCGTCCCTGCGCGGTATCGGCCGACGCCGAGGATTTTTTCACGACAAACGTGCCGCAACGCTCGGAGCTGTGTTCACCGAGCATCAGCACCAATTGGATCGCGACTTGGGGGCACAAGAGTTCAAAGATCTAGTTCGGTTTTTAGAAAGCCTGTAG
- a CDS encoding protein kinase domain-containing protein has translation MADPLDDSESALAQQIFLRAVDEIPADQWDQFVRDACGENTSLQARVEELLAAHKIVSGYFDKPPTILASLGKSQSMGNLTGTVVDGYQLAEQIGQGGMGVVYIAHQSQPVRRRVAFKVVKPGMDTKQVIARFEIERRALAMMDHPNIAHVFDAGETESGRPYFVMELVQGKPITDYCDDAKLRARDRLRLFIKVCYAVQHAHQKGIIHRDIKPSNVMVTHHDGTPVPKIIDFGVAKAINQEGSEETAHTLFAQLVGTPLYMSPEQAEWGGADVDTRTDIYALGVLLYELLTGTTPFDRQALYQATQDEMRRIIREDEPLRPSSRINTLDEGTLTDVLECRRTDRKRLGQTLTGDLDWIIVRAIEKDPQRRYQTAGEFADDVQRFLNDEPVAARPPSASYRLWKFARRHRTALGSAAAIALSLILGIAVSTWQALEMHRAWKIADERSETADLQRERAEQANNRMQRLLYVSEMKVAADALRREDIPSAVDLLNNHHPAKSEEDLPGFEWYYMNRLVELPSHASISCPAGVFCVQPSPDGLLLAAACGDGNIYIFDTQTGQEVRTIPTGAESANYVCWTSDQAEIATADSSGRIQSWNVSDGMQVQSIDAHDGEVYCLHYLPDDAAIVSSGDDEMIYLWDRTTGKKLGEFAGHERDPEQLAVSPDGRYVASASSDRTLRLWDLQNQQEKPFVWDLKDSRVLCVAYSQDGRHIAACTVHGGVFLIDTKTMEYRKLGSQPDGVESVTFLADGDWLATGDRGATIHLWPVTAGASQENSMSEKKIMPYWIAHSDRVQALAVSTGSNLLVSGGLDGVINMWATNPQSAEWKIATPGLNVTEMAIGKNSQLYLADKDIIQYDLARREGTSAFTTPQPRWMSIGTSKDGRRMAATDKKKLSLFDLDSQQLIHSWPISPELDDPRIAVSPDGQKIATAWWSSVDYIEIYDLDQPDEIQRFPATQSHAIEFSPDGDRLAYGTMNDLIVVDIVHNKELFTLNEHSSTLSDCAYHPSGDLIATVSHDRTLKLWNAHNGEKLYSVIAHVDKIKTVAFSPDGKTIVTGGNDQVVKLWDCQTGQPLFDFGTEVDGIDQVLFTADSQRLLCLLGNGTIIVYDISRPADKDT, from the coding sequence ATGGCAGATCCGCTGGACGATTCGGAGTCCGCGCTCGCACAACAGATATTCCTAAGAGCCGTTGATGAGATTCCGGCTGATCAATGGGACCAATTCGTGCGTGATGCCTGTGGGGAGAACACCTCGCTTCAAGCGCGCGTTGAGGAACTGCTTGCCGCTCACAAGATCGTGTCGGGATACTTCGACAAACCTCCAACGATCTTGGCGTCCCTCGGCAAATCGCAGTCCATGGGCAATCTCACGGGGACCGTTGTCGATGGTTATCAGTTGGCCGAGCAGATTGGCCAAGGCGGGATGGGCGTCGTCTACATCGCCCATCAATCCCAACCGGTCAGGCGGCGGGTGGCATTCAAAGTTGTCAAACCAGGAATGGACACCAAGCAGGTGATCGCCCGTTTCGAAATCGAGCGACGGGCGTTGGCGATGATGGATCACCCCAACATCGCGCATGTTTTTGATGCGGGTGAAACCGAATCGGGCCGACCATATTTCGTCATGGAGTTGGTGCAGGGCAAGCCGATCACCGATTATTGCGATGACGCCAAGCTGCGCGCGCGGGATCGTTTGCGGCTATTCATCAAAGTCTGCTACGCGGTCCAGCATGCGCACCAAAAGGGGATTATTCACCGCGACATCAAACCCAGTAACGTGATGGTCACACATCACGATGGAACTCCCGTTCCTAAGATCATTGATTTTGGTGTCGCCAAGGCAATCAATCAGGAAGGTAGTGAGGAGACCGCACATACGTTGTTCGCGCAGCTTGTGGGGACGCCGCTGTATATGAGTCCCGAACAGGCGGAATGGGGCGGGGCGGACGTCGATACTCGGACCGACATTTATGCGCTGGGCGTCCTGCTGTACGAACTATTAACCGGCACCACGCCATTTGACCGGCAGGCTTTGTATCAAGCGACTCAGGACGAAATGCGGCGGATTATTCGCGAGGACGAACCGCTACGCCCCAGTAGTCGCATTAACACGTTGGACGAAGGAACGTTGACCGACGTTTTGGAATGTCGCCGGACGGATCGCAAACGATTGGGCCAAACCCTCACTGGCGATTTGGATTGGATTATCGTTCGTGCGATCGAAAAAGATCCTCAGCGACGGTATCAAACAGCGGGCGAATTTGCCGACGATGTGCAACGGTTTCTTAACGATGAACCGGTCGCCGCGCGGCCTCCCTCGGCTTCGTATCGCTTGTGGAAATTTGCCCGTCGGCACCGGACAGCTTTGGGGTCCGCCGCTGCGATTGCATTGAGTTTAATTCTAGGCATCGCCGTCAGTACGTGGCAGGCATTGGAAATGCACCGTGCCTGGAAAATTGCTGACGAACGCTCAGAAACTGCCGATTTGCAAAGAGAGCGGGCAGAACAAGCGAACAACCGCATGCAACGGCTGCTGTATGTCTCAGAAATGAAGGTCGCAGCCGACGCGCTGCGCCGCGAAGATATTCCCTCGGCGGTCGATTTATTGAATAATCATCATCCAGCGAAAAGTGAGGAGGATCTGCCCGGTTTTGAATGGTATTACATGAACCGACTCGTCGAACTCCCCAGCCATGCTTCGATCAGTTGTCCTGCTGGCGTTTTTTGTGTGCAACCCTCTCCCGATGGATTGCTCTTGGCGGCCGCTTGCGGCGACGGCAATATTTACATCTTCGATACGCAGACGGGCCAGGAGGTCCGCACGATTCCGACCGGGGCGGAATCCGCCAATTACGTCTGTTGGACCAGCGATCAAGCGGAGATTGCAACTGCCGATTCCAGCGGCCGTATCCAATCCTGGAACGTCTCTGATGGAATGCAAGTGCAGTCGATCGATGCACATGATGGAGAGGTGTACTGCCTGCATTATCTGCCTGATGATGCGGCGATCGTTTCCTCCGGCGATGACGAAATGATTTATCTGTGGGATCGCACCACAGGCAAAAAACTGGGAGAGTTCGCCGGACACGAACGGGATCCAGAACAACTTGCGGTCTCTCCCGACGGTCGATATGTGGCCTCCGCGAGTAGTGATCGCACCTTGCGGTTGTGGGATCTGCAGAATCAACAAGAAAAACCATTTGTCTGGGATCTCAAAGATTCACGTGTGTTGTGTGTGGCCTATTCCCAAGACGGTCGCCACATAGCCGCTTGCACAGTCCACGGTGGAGTGTTCCTGATTGATACAAAAACCATGGAGTACCGAAAGCTGGGCAGCCAACCCGATGGTGTGGAGTCGGTGACGTTCTTGGCCGACGGCGATTGGCTAGCGACCGGCGATCGCGGCGCGACAATTCATCTTTGGCCGGTGACCGCAGGCGCCAGTCAGGAGAACTCGATGTCAGAGAAGAAAATTATGCCCTACTGGATAGCGCACTCTGATCGCGTTCAAGCGTTGGCTGTCAGTACTGGGAGTAATTTACTGGTCTCCGGCGGACTCGATGGTGTGATCAACATGTGGGCAACCAACCCACAGTCCGCTGAATGGAAGATCGCGACACCGGGACTGAATGTTACAGAAATGGCGATCGGGAAAAACAGTCAGCTGTATCTCGCTGATAAAGACATTATTCAATACGATCTAGCCCGGCGCGAAGGGACTAGCGCCTTTACAACCCCACAACCGCGTTGGATGTCGATCGGGACCTCGAAGGACGGTCGCCGGATGGCGGCGACCGACAAGAAAAAATTAAGCCTGTTTGATCTCGATTCACAACAGCTCATCCATTCGTGGCCAATTTCTCCTGAGCTTGATGATCCACGTATAGCAGTCTCGCCCGACGGGCAAAAAATTGCCACCGCTTGGTGGTCAAGCGTGGACTACATCGAGATCTACGATTTGGATCAGCCGGATGAAATCCAGCGTTTTCCCGCCACGCAAAGCCACGCGATCGAGTTTTCCCCCGATGGGGATCGCTTGGCATACGGAACAATGAATGACCTGATTGTTGTAGACATCGTTCACAACAAGGAACTCTTTACTTTGAATGAGCACTCCAGCACATTGTCAGACTGTGCCTATCATCCGAGCGGCGATTTGATTGCCACGGTCAGCCATGATCGAACGTTAAAACTGTGGAATGCTCACAACGGCGAGAAGCTGTACTCGGTGATCGCCCATGTCGATAAAATCAAGACCGTCGCGTTTTCACCGGACGGCAAGACGATTGTCACCGGTGGCAATGACCAAGTGGTGAAACTGTGGGACTGCCAAACCGGTCAACCGTTGTTTGATTTCGGCACCGAAGTGGATGGGATTGATCAAGTCCTGTTCACAGCCGATAGCCAGCGTTTGCTCTGCCTGTTAGGCAACGGCACGATCATCGTCTACGACATCTCCCGACCCGCTGATAAGGATACGTAG